The region GTGATTATTCAAGCCTGGCCAAGGCGTATTGAAATTCAAAATGGTACAAAAAATAATGGTTTAGCTCAACGCACCGCGCAAATTTACGAAAGTCTTGGCTACAATGTTGTGCGTACCAGTAACGCCGAGACCAATGATGTGGACTACACCATTGTGATTGATTTTAGTGGCAACCTTGAGGCCGCCCAGCGCGTGGGAGAGGTTATTCGCACCAACCGCATCTATTCGTTCAGCATTCCGGTGGGATCAGATTTGGATATTATGGAAAATGTCGATATTCGTATTGTATTAGGGAGAGATTTTGATGGAAGATATACCCAAGAACTTATCAGTTAATGAAATTGCCTTAGAGGTCGCACAGCTACTTGTCGATTTACAACTTAGCGATCTTGTTGTCCTTGATGTAAAACAGCAATGCACCTGGGCGGATGTTTTAGTCGTAGCGACCTACACCAGTGAGACCCAAGCCAAAAGCGCGATGCACGAGGTAAAGCAATTGCTTTATCGTTATGACTTTCCTATTCAAACGCATAGTAAGTCGCCACAAAGTCGCTGGCTGGTAGTCGACGCATATAACATCGTGGTCAACTTCCTCAACCCTCAAGAGCGAACCTTCTATGCCCTAGAAGATCTTTGGAAAGAGGGCGATCTCCTCTTCTCTACAAAAAAAGAACATTCTTAATCAGCGAGGTTACTATGCTTACAATCAAACAGCTCTCTTACCGCTATCCAAAAGGCAAGAAGACGCTTTATAAAAATCTGGATATTACCTTTTCTCCGGGTGAAATTTACGGGCTCATGGGGCAAAATGGCGAAGGAAAAACCACGCTCCTCAAGCTTGTTGCCGGACTTATCGAGCCACGTGATGGACAAATTACTTGGTGCGGTGAACCTATTGGCGGGAGACATTTTCTTAAAGATCTCTTCTTTTTACCCGAGGAGACTGACCTTCCACCCCTCTCGCTCCAAAAATATATGAAACTCTTAGCCCCGCTCTACCCCAAATTTTCCATCTCCTTATTTGAAGAGATTGCGCAAAAATTTAACCTAGAAACCAACAAGGTCATGCATAAAATGAGCTTTGGACAGAAAAAGAAATCGCTTATTGCCTTGGGATTAGCCACCCAATGCTCCCTGATGATTTTGGATGAGCCAACCAACGGATTAGATGTACAAAGTAAAGCCGTTTTACGCGACCTGCTTATGCAGATGCAAAATCCCAATCGTACGATTATCATCTCCACCCACCAAGCACGCGATCTCCAAGAGATTATCAGCGGACTTACTATCTTACACGAGAATCGTGTCGTCTTTAACCACACCTTAAGCTTTATGCAACAACACCTTGCTATCTCTACCGAGACAACCCAAGAGAGCTTTCATCAATCGCAACTCGGGGGCATACAGCAGAGTTTGATTGCAAATACTTCTGGGCAAAAGAGCCACTTAGATCTTGAATTTATCTTTCTTGCCGCCACCAATGGTAGTCAAAACATTCAACGCTACCTCGCACAACAAGCATCACAAACCCCCAGTATAGGAGTCTAAAACATGTCAAATATTACGGAACGTACCCAAGGTGAAGATGAATTTGCTATCTTTTGGGATTACTTTAAATTACGTTTCACCCTCTACCTTAAAGAAGAGAGCAAGCTCCTCTTGGGGCTCTTGCTCTTTGTGCAACTTAGCTACACTATCTCGCTTTTGATGCAAATCAATATGGGTGCAACCGATATCATGAACGATGCAAGCCTCTTCTTCCTGCCCTTTCTTTGGACATTCTCCGCAAGTACGATTTTTGCCAAAGAGCGTAAGGCTTCGCGTAGTATCCTTACCCTGACAACGCCCATTAGTGGCTACCATCGTTTTACGATTGCGGTCGTGCTTGCCCTTTTTCTTATTCCGGGAATCAGCGTCTTGCTTACGCGTATTATCTACCTTCTTAACATTGGCATTGCGGCAATCCTCGTTCCCAATAAAGAAGGGTTCGATAATGCCTACAGCTTGCTTACCTTAAGGCAACTTTGGGATCAAATACAAATTCCCATTTCACCTGCCTTTGGTTGGTTTTTACCTGTCTCTATCTATTTCTTTGCTGCCAGCGTAATTCGTCGCTATGTTTTCATTAAAGTGATTCTCTTTTTGTGGCTCTTCTCGATGGTCGGGATCATCCTCTTGCTCTTTTTTACGATAGCAAATATCCTCAATGAGCAAAGTATGGAGCGCTTTGGTGAATTTTTCCTTCGATTTGGTGAATTTTACTTAACCCGTCCCCTTCTCTTCAACCTGATGGGATTTGCCATTAGTTTTATCTTCCTAACCTTCGCCTACTTTAAGGTGAAAACCTTACGTGTTGCTTAAGTTCTTTGATACAAAATATTGATCTGGAGAAAAAAGGAGAATCCCATGAAAACGCGAAAAATCAGTAAAGGATGGTTGCTTAGCCCTATTATCATTGCAACGATTATCTCCCTATTAACGATGACCTTTCACTGGACGGATCTCAATATGGGCTTTCAGCTTACGCCATCGATGCTCCGCTATATGCGTCAGCCAGCTAGCGTACGCCTAGATTA is a window of Entomospira culicis DNA encoding:
- the rsfS gene encoding ribosome silencing factor, with amino-acid sequence MEDIPKNLSVNEIALEVAQLLVDLQLSDLVVLDVKQQCTWADVLVVATYTSETQAKSAMHEVKQLLYRYDFPIQTHSKSPQSRWLVVDAYNIVVNFLNPQERTFYALEDLWKEGDLLFSTKKEHS
- a CDS encoding ATP-binding cassette domain-containing protein, translated to MLTIKQLSYRYPKGKKTLYKNLDITFSPGEIYGLMGQNGEGKTTLLKLVAGLIEPRDGQITWCGEPIGGRHFLKDLFFLPEETDLPPLSLQKYMKLLAPLYPKFSISLFEEIAQKFNLETNKVMHKMSFGQKKKSLIALGLATQCSLMILDEPTNGLDVQSKAVLRDLLMQMQNPNRTIIISTHQARDLQEIISGLTILHENRVVFNHTLSFMQQHLAISTETTQESFHQSQLGGIQQSLIANTSGQKSHLDLEFIFLAATNGSQNIQRYLAQQASQTPSIGV